From the Mycobacterium sp. 155 genome, the window TCAACAACAGGCCGAGGATGTGGCGCGCCTGGGGCACACCCAGTTCGGGCACGAACTGGATGACGGCTACCGCGGCAGCGAGAAGCCCGAGCGCGGTGCGCTGCCAAGCCAGGAACGTCCGCTCGTTGGCAAGCGTGAAGCGGTAATCGGGCTCCTGTGCTTCATCCGGACAGGGGCCTGCTTCGTCGTCAGTTCGTTCGCTCAGTTGCTCGCAGCCTTTTTGCGCTCGATGTCGGCCAGCGCGGCAGCCAGTTCGGCCCGCTGCGCCGCCGAGGTGTCCCAGGCCAGCTTGCGGTTCTTGACCACCTTCGCCGGGGACCCGACGGCGATCGAGTAGTCCGGAATGTCGCCCTTGACCACGGCGTGTGCGCCCAACACGCAGCCGCGGCCGATGGTGGTGCCGCGCAGCACCGTGACTTTCGCGGCGATCCAGGTGTCGGGGCCGATGCGTACCGGACCCTTGACGATGCCCTGGTCCTTGATCGGCAGCTCGATGCTGTCCATCTTGTGGTCGAAGTCGCAGACATAGCACCAGTCGGCCATCAACGCGGACTCGCCGAACTCGATGTCGAGGTAAGTGTTGATGACGTTGTCGCGACCGAACACGACCTTGTCACCCAGGCGCAACGAGCCCTCATGGCAGCGGATCGTGTTCTTGTCACCGATATGCACCCAGCGGCCGATCTCCATCTGCGCGAGCTCCGGGGTGCACTGGATCTCCACACCCTTGCCCAGGAACACCATGCCGCGCGTGATGATGTGCGGATTGGCCAGCTTGAACTTCAGCAGCCGCCAGTACCGGACCAAATACCACGGCGTATAGGCGCGGTTGGCGATGACCCACTTGAGGGAGTCCAAAGTGAGGAAGTTGGCCTGCCGAGAATCGCGCAGCCGGGACCCCCGCCAGCGCTTGTGAATCGGGGCGCCCCACATCGTCGTCATGGCCCGAAAGCCTACGCGAGCGGCGGCGACCGAATTCGGAGTCGCTCCGGTCCTGCAGCCTCACATTCGCAACGGTTACCCTCAGCTTGACCACATGCGCGAACCACGGGTGCCGGACCGGGCGCACCGACCGTACGTGCCGATCCGCCCGAGCCCCGAACGAAAGGACACCGTCATCCGCCGATACCTTGCGCTGGCGGTAGCGGCGCTGCTCACGGGCGTGCTCGCCGGGTGTGAGAACACCGATTCATGGGTCGATGCGCATCCCGCGTCGGGCTGGTCCGCGCAGTACGCCGACGCCGCCAACAGCAGCTACAGCGCAGTGCACGGAGCCGACACGTTGAAGTCGGCCTGGAGCCGCACGGTCAAGGGCGATCTGGGTGCCCAGGTGGCGCTGGGCGCGACCGGTTACCTCGCCGCAAACGGTCAGACTGCCGGCGGCTGCTCGTTGATGGTCTGGGAGTCCGACAACAACGCACGCCAGCGCTGGTGCACCCGGCTGATACTTGGCGGCGGCTGGTCCAGTCCGCTGTTCGACGGCTTCGACAACCTTTACGTCGGTCAGCCCGGCACTATGTTGTCCTTTCCGCCAACGCAGTGGATCCGGTGGCGCCAACCGGTGATCGGCATGCCGACCACCCCACGCCTCCTCGACGACGGCCAACTGCTGGTGGTGACCCATCTCGGGCAGGTACTGGTGTTCGACAGCCATCGCGGCACCGTGGTCGGCACTCCGCTCGACCTGGTCACCGGCATCGACCCGACCGACTCACAGCGCGGGCTGGGTGA encodes:
- a CDS encoding PQQ-binding-like beta-propeller repeat protein; translated protein: MREPRVPDRAHRPYVPIRPSPERKDTVIRRYLALAVAALLTGVLAGCENTDSWVDAHPASGWSAQYADAANSSYSAVHGADTLKSAWSRTVKGDLGAQVALGATGYLAANGQTAGGCSLMVWESDNNARQRWCTRLILGGGWSSPLFDGFDNLYVGQPGTMLSFPPTQWIRWRQPVIGMPTTPRLLDDGQLLVVTHLGQVLVFDSHRGTVVGTPLDLVTGIDPTDSQRGLGDCQQGRPRCPVAAAPAFSKATNIVVLSLWEPDAEGPVLVGLRYRPNQKPMLNREWTSTAVGQGPLASPVLSADGSTAYVNGRDQRLWAIDTADGKAKWSVPLNFLAQTPPSVSPDGLIVAGGGPDAKLIGVRDNGDKGDVVWTRDDVTPLTTTSRADGIGYAVAREGGHGQTLMVFDTSDGRTLNSYPLPDATGWPVGVSIGHDRLVIAATSDGQVYGFAPA
- a CDS encoding acyltransferase, producing MTTMWGAPIHKRWRGSRLRDSRQANFLTLDSLKWVIANRAYTPWYLVRYWRLLKFKLANPHIITRGMVFLGKGVEIQCTPELAQMEIGRWVHIGDKNTIRCHEGSLRLGDKVVFGRDNVINTYLDIEFGESALMADWCYVCDFDHKMDSIELPIKDQGIVKGPVRIGPDTWIAAKVTVLRGTTIGRGCVLGAHAVVKGDIPDYSIAVGSPAKVVKNRKLAWDTSAAQRAELAAALADIERKKAASN
- a CDS encoding YidH family protein, yielding MSERTDDEAGPCPDEAQEPDYRFTLANERTFLAWQRTALGLLAAAVAVIQFVPELGVPQARHILGLLLTILATLTSGVGLWRWRQVEHAMRTGTSLPRHPTPAYLAVGLCLIGVLVLVVAVVRIASR